In one Methylocaldum szegediense genomic region, the following are encoded:
- a CDS encoding contact-dependent growth inhibition system immunity protein, with product MSTPFIHIYFGQDFDLIADNMEDLVADFARSSSPDDICALRVDIARFLQQADVESAFKQMYENDVDPHDWHHTADSFLRRIDFLLSKNDP from the coding sequence ATCTCGACGCCTTTTATTCATATCTATTTCGGTCAAGATTTCGATCTCATTGCGGACAACATGGAGGATTTAGTCGCTGACTTCGCGCGTAGCAGTTCACCTGATGATATCTGCGCCTTACGTGTCGATATTGCTCGGTTTCTTCAACAAGCCGATGTCGAATCCGCTTTCAAGCAGATGTACGAAAACGATGTGGATCCGCATGATTGGCACCATACCGCAGACTCGTTCTTGCGGCGCATCGATTTTCTGCTTAGCAAAAATGACCCGTAG
- a CDS encoding carbohydrate ABC transporter permease, whose product MAVFSGNRIKALLIHLALILAVLITLFPLLWMVSVSLMPSTEANRFPPPLVPESPTFEHYRILFSRLNLARYLLNSTLIATVVTASSLLINSLAGYAFAKLRFTGRDRLFRLLLASMVIPAQVAMLPLFLMLKEMGLVNTYGGVIVPGMASIFGIFLIRQYALSIPDSLLDAARIDGAGEFRIYRTLVLPLCKPILVTLAIFTFLGAWNDFLWPLIILADNDLYTLPVALANLLGEHVQDTELMMAGSVLTVLPVVVLFLVLQKYYIEGLTLGSVKE is encoded by the coding sequence GTGGCGGTCTTTTCGGGAAATCGCATCAAAGCACTGCTAATTCACCTGGCGCTGATCTTGGCAGTGCTCATAACCCTATTCCCGCTGCTCTGGATGGTATCCGTGTCCCTGATGCCTTCAACCGAAGCGAACCGATTCCCTCCCCCACTCGTGCCGGAATCACCCACGTTCGAACATTATCGAATCCTGTTCTCCCGCCTGAATCTCGCCAGGTATCTTCTGAATAGCACGCTGATCGCTACAGTCGTCACGGCATCGTCCCTGCTGATCAATTCCTTGGCCGGCTATGCTTTCGCGAAGCTTAGGTTCACAGGGCGCGACCGCTTGTTCCGTCTACTCTTAGCGTCCATGGTGATTCCGGCGCAAGTCGCCATGTTGCCTTTGTTTCTGATGCTAAAAGAAATGGGACTGGTGAACACCTACGGTGGGGTGATCGTGCCCGGCATGGCGAGCATTTTCGGCATCTTTCTGATACGGCAGTATGCACTCTCGATTCCCGACAGCCTACTGGACGCCGCCCGCATCGACGGCGCCGGCGAATTCCGCATCTATCGAACGCTGGTTCTGCCCCTCTGCAAGCCGATCCTGGTCACCCTCGCCATTTTCACCTTCTTGGGCGCCTGGAACGATTTTCTATGGCCGCTTATCATTCTCGCCGACAACGATCTCTATACGCTTCCGGTCGCGCTCGCCAACCTGCTCGGCGAACACGTACAGGACACCGAACTGATGATGGCCGGGTCGGTGCTTACCGTGCTGCCGGTCGTCGTTCTGTTTCTCGTCTTGCAGAAGTACTACATCGAAGGTCTGACACTCGGAAGCGTGAAGGAATGA
- a CDS encoding carbohydrate ABC transporter permease: MKIALSQVNPAFWFLSPALTLIAVFFFLPVAASLLLSFTDFDIYALGDRERLRFVALDNYLRLLRDPLFWNALKNTLYFVLVGGPLSVAVSLGAALLVNHRLVRFKGLFRSLLFLPVVTTLVAIAVVWRYLYHPRYGFPNYVLGLLGVGPIDWLGDPDWAMPAIILMATWKNFGFNMIIFIAGLQSIPARLYEAAVIDGANTWHQFRHITLPMLGPTFVFVTVITMIGYFQLFAEPYVMTRGGPANSTLSVALLMFQEGFRWWNLGYAAAIAFTLFLIVLAGTLLQLKLRRKEV; encoded by the coding sequence ATGAAAATCGCTCTCTCGCAGGTGAATCCCGCTTTCTGGTTTCTCTCGCCAGCTTTGACGCTGATTGCTGTCTTCTTTTTTCTGCCTGTCGCGGCCTCGCTGCTTCTCAGCTTCACCGATTTCGACATTTACGCTCTTGGCGATCGCGAACGGCTGCGCTTCGTGGCACTCGACAACTATCTCCGTTTGCTCCGCGATCCCTTGTTCTGGAACGCGCTCAAGAACACTCTCTATTTCGTGCTCGTCGGCGGCCCGTTGTCGGTGGCGGTATCACTCGGCGCGGCGCTTCTGGTCAATCACCGCCTGGTCCGGTTCAAAGGGTTGTTCCGCTCACTGCTGTTCCTGCCGGTGGTCACCACCCTGGTGGCGATAGCCGTGGTCTGGCGCTACCTCTACCATCCCCGCTACGGCTTCCCGAATTATGTCCTGGGACTGCTCGGAGTCGGGCCTATCGATTGGCTGGGCGATCCCGACTGGGCCATGCCGGCGATCATCCTGATGGCGACCTGGAAAAACTTCGGCTTCAACATGATCATCTTCATCGCCGGGCTGCAAAGCATTCCCGCCCGCCTGTACGAAGCCGCTGTCATCGACGGCGCGAACACCTGGCATCAATTCCGCCACATCACCTTGCCCATGCTGGGGCCAACTTTCGTTTTCGTTACCGTCATCACGATGATCGGATATTTCCAGCTTTTCGCCGAACCTTACGTGATGACCCGGGGGGGCCCGGCGAACAGTACCCTGAGCGTCGCGCTTCTGATGTTCCAGGAAGGTTTTCGCTGGTGGAATCTCGGCTACGCCGCCGCCATAGCGTTTACGCTGTTTCTGATCGTTCTGGCAGGAACTTTGTTGCAGTTGAAGCTGAGACGAAAGGAAGTCTGA